The Plutella xylostella chromosome 9, ilPluXylo3.1, whole genome shotgun sequence genome has a segment encoding these proteins:
- the LOC105387054 gene encoding signal recognition particle 19 kDa protein produces MAAMITSWNPQKKHSEVERWICIYPAYINSKKTLAQGRKLPKSSCVENPTHQEIRDVLVSTGLRVGVENKLYSRENSKEMMYRGRIRVQIKNDDGSPLKPEFNTRESVMKFIGESIPKLKSRQNRPADQQPQAAQTNKQGKGKKGRR; encoded by the exons ATGGCTGCTATGATTACCTCTTGGAATCCACAAAAGAAACATAGTGAAGTTGAAAG GTGGATTTGCATCTACCCTGCATATATTAACAGTAAAAAGACGTTGGCTCAAGGCCGTAAGCTACCCAAATCCTCTTGTGTAGAGAACCCTACACACCAAGAGATCAGAGATGTGTTGGTCAGCACAGGTCTTCGCGTTGGCGTAGAGAACAAATTATATTCCAGAGAGAATAGTAAG GAAATGATGTACAGAGGCCGCATAAGAGTGCAAATTAAGAATGATGATGGGAGCCCACTGAAGCCCGAGTTCAACACAAGGGAATCTGTCATGAAGTTCATCGGAGAATCTATCCCTAAACTTAAGAGCCGCCAAAACAG GCCCGCGGACCAACAACCTCAGGCTgctcaaactaacaaacaGGGAAAGGGAAAGAAAGGCAGAAgataa
- the LOC125489007 gene encoding uncharacterized protein LOC125489007, whose amino-acid sequence MYKDSLWPFYRHGYNIHFNSIIVNKQNFNSQAELLQFLDTNNLYSLYTDGSKSADRVTSAFYDPQNKSTKCFKLDSKCSIFTAESYAIYQALLYVKNIVFKNFIIFSDSLSVLTALKNNCSKYSVNYLVINIKNVINDLYNTGKTIEFVWVPSHRGFTGNEIVDQATRNEHNEDHSTDLKIPFTDYHSQLKHKMKLLWHDYWKETSKEKGRWYADIQGSPPAQPWYHRNKTADCRKFITTINRMRFGHCQTRTHLKRLNLVQDSKCTFCEEDNADLNHIVFNCQSFGVHRLILVTELQSVCDDDEVPTRLQDLLADQKFYAPLYKYIINTINKL is encoded by the exons atgtacaaagaCTCTTTATGGCCATTTTACAGACATGGCtataatattcattttaatagtattattgtaaataaacaaaattttaatagtCAGGCTGAGCTACTGCAATTTTTAGATACTAATAACTTGTATTCTCTGTATACTGATGGGTCTAAGTCAGCAGATAGAGTAACATCAGCATTTTATGATCCTCAAAATAAATCTACCAAATGTTTTAAGTTGGACAGTAAATGTAGCATTTTTACAGCTGAAAGCTATGCCATTTATCAAGCTCttttgtatgttaaaaatattgtatttaaaaactttattattttctcaGATTCCTTAAGTGTTTTAACtgcattaaaaaataattgttctAAATATtctgtaaattatttagtaattaatattaagAATGTAATTAACGATTTGTACAACACTGGTAAAACTATTGAGTTTGTATGGGTACCATCTCATAGAG GATTCACTGGAAATGAGATAGTTGACCAAGCAACCAGAAATGAACACAATGAAGATCACTCCACAGACCTAAAGATTCCTTTTACTGACTACCACTCTCAACTGAAGCACAAAATGAAATTACTGTGGCATGATTATTGGAAAGAGACGAGCAAAGAAAAGGGAAGATGGTATGCTGATATCCAAGGAAGCCCGCCCGCCCAACCTTGGTACCACCGCAATAAAACAGCTGATTGTCGGAAATTCATTACCACCATAAATAGAATGAGATTTGGCCATTGCCAGACCCGGACTCACCTGAAGAGATTAAACTTAGTTCAAGATTCGAAATGCACTTTTTGTGAAGAAGATAACGCTGATTTAAATCACATCGTATTTAACTGTCAAAGTTTTGGTGTTCACAGACTGATACTCGTGACTGAACTACAAAGtgtttgtgatgatgatgaagtaccTACACGCCTCCAAGATCTTTTGGCTGACCAGAAGTTTTATGCACCGCTATATAAATACatcataaatacaataaacaaACTGTGA
- the LOC105387055 gene encoding tRNA (guanine-N(7)-)-methyltransferase non-catalytic subunit wuho → MSSLAVNKNLIVVAKGLHLDVFDGSDHNVVHITPKGKPQAGDYIVDVIISTDSKYVAIITALSKELILFDLPLSSRTRNFELPRSASKIRCSPDNSKILVADKSGDALEYDINSEVQSSNKILGHLSLLLDILQTNDKKYIVTTDRDEKIKVSCYPNTYNIQTYCLGHKEFVNHIELLPHNDTYLLSTSGDGMIKIWNYVNGTICHTIETNKDVNDDQLKLQFIKSMDDDGIQVSALPVVHCAVAQLSDAASLVAVTIHTLNEILIYTVHLENERFVHKLKEKLTLENFPTAIQFENSMLYVYYEHKCSVRVYRVSTDDAVVFDAEIKMFKELSDDVVVNEAHSSIKVLYKRKFDNVQEYQERKKLRLEKS, encoded by the coding sequence ATGAGTAGCTTAGCGgtcaataaaaatttaatagtgGTAGCCAAAGGTCTTCACTTGGATGTTTTTGATGGGTCGGATCACAATGTAGTCCACATTACACCGAAAGGAAAACCACAAGCTGGCGACTACATAGTGGATGTTATTATATCTACTGACAGTAAATATGTGGCTATAATTACAGCATTATCGAAAGAGTTGATTCTGTTTGACTTACCACTTTCCTCTCGAACTAGAAATTTTGAACTGCCAAGAAGTGCCAGCAAAATAAGGTGTTCACCAGACAACTCCAAGATACTGGTTGCTGACAAAAGTGGAGATGCACTTGAGTATGACATAAACAGTGAGGTCCAAAGCAGCAACAAGATTTTAGGACATTTAAGTTTATTACTTGACATTCTTCAAACAAATGATAAGAAGTACATTGTTACTACAGACAGAGATGAGAAAATTAAAGTATCTTGTTATCCAAATACCTATAACATACAGACATACTGTTTGGGACACAAAGAGTTTGTGAATCACATTGAACTGTTGCCTCACAATGACACATATTTACTGAGCACCTCAGGCGATGGGATGATCAAAATCTGGAATTATGTTAATGGTACTATTTGCCATACAATTGAAACTAATAAAGATGTAAATGATGATCAACTTAAACTACAGTTCATTAAATCAATGGATGATGATGGTATTCAAGTGAGTGCCTTGCCCGTGGTGCATTGTGCTGTTGCCCAGTTGAGTGACGCCGCCAGCCTAGTGGCAGTCACCATACACACTCTCAATGAAATACTCATCTACACAGTTCATCTTGAAAATGAAAGATTTGTACACAAATTGAAAGAAAAACTGACTCTTGAAAATTTCCCTACAGCAATCCAATTTGAAAATTCTATGTTGTATGTGTATTATGAACACAAATGCAGTGTTCGAGTTTATAGAGTATCTACTGATGATGCAGTAGTGTTTGATGcagaaattaaaatgtttaaggAGCTTTCGGATGATGTAGTCGTGAACGAGGCACATAGTtctataaaagttttatacaAGAGAAAGTTTGATAATGTGCAGGAATACCAAGAACGGAAAAAGCTAAGATTAGAAAAATCATAA
- the LOC105387080 gene encoding mitotic checkpoint serine/threonine-protein kinase BUB1 beta, with protein sequence MDIDVSKENIQPLRGGRNLVQLGTALQAQSDVDAQRQLQIQKEEHEAAIRNYHGTDPLDPWFNYIQWVEQCFPKHGHEGHIDKLIKDCLQLFEKDERYYQDRRFVKLWIKYIDCLSNPLEIYQRLHSSGIGVECSEFYRAWSCYCEESGDYKRANQVYMLGLQAKAQPLDELEQAHMNFQLYFAQRMLHDDSPTKRKAASALAETRMALTSLKSFKRRNIANVPVQRVGDSVRSAVPGVVRQGNNFDNRMPNSNVMVNVYQDAPSTSQGVAATSEAPGPASLVQACANVENEREVGVWTSAKIKMVHANVVPHQPLPFVPYEDEEDVLKLPANHMAYCVDDLTFTVPLCVPDPPDATKITCYNKSEVYVGEGEYSLEEIRSRKYQQRVHEKTEERPEEKMSIHESYSNFNESAAQCSALETLANCALDAEQDHLGHMMPLNIPTLQNITKVTNMHSPGEPKVLVNLDSKEFSELAARRSDDSTKQSESSDKENQVNPSGHDYGENAGNYGRNNLVEDFNRSLMSNLLGDSVTVNTKEARWELRNLFNDNGSMGASEPSMVQPIVQQFDVPKFDIHEDRSMTMALHSHKKPQDAPDAPTVPEDKENASKVPMAAMVAPQNPNKTAYFEEPCTQVFNFNIRSASTPNMSQFKKPSNMDHSGKMSSVPKFNMDESGVDHGDLGFQKKEEFSIPDVRDQHATVDHQGTGLSVIMEATREYNSKSGSSSSGQSTRGNYTGFNTPYSEKTQASNFDSMYSQGNDPTSSKRQSISAQPRTQYNSQQFPRGYPQKREQPETKPQTQPAVPYLSHDHQYQKPNANAQSYNGYPAPAQRAAQHYPPGYGYQQPGYSQGYASPGPAYSPQHPPAQPGFQSPTYSAQQVPHGYHSPGHMMSPQHAYRQDMYHYPAAERAHVYAQPQPGFQSPPHQPQYPPAQHQPQHPPAQHQPQHQQQHPPAQHQSQHQSAQHQPAQHPPAQHQSPAQHQSPAQHQQQYYQRAAPAQHQQQYSHHAQPPAAQQQRQQQQQNYHMQAQYASPNMYANAPQHPGNQSYNMQSPYRQPQKQPESTGYGAAAGQPFQIYQSPQPTQNSYHNAAPQTPTQDRCQPMQTSPDVQQKPETHANTTLRATMDQTAANKISPPKQPAPHKSPTAALRSVRHDQPNVKHGQNSPDIGFSNQFLNFISNRNEPKDNANTPKFTNSPSISHKMHKNLYVSSPEQAQIPPTSGLSDSDSKDSMTAQTATPIQSAKVARAAEKIKDISKRQLDFEHRAELQSEDSRDSVSKDGRISSVYSRQSDFHSDGYGMDVDSENSMECSAFKSTHSISLVETSDIPRPADIDFPARIDPFNKKMLTSLLEYVKFPNKTHEQGYVEVRSIPKLQVNTSVTVGNKRFAVEKQLGKGNYGAVFLCLDVHSNKSVAVKYQKPSRPWEFYICQEIKARIKDPFMLPGYMDITTGFIGENASLFVSEYSKYGSLLDVANKIRMATSKCIHEMIVFLLTSEMLSIVHYLHKAQIIHADIKPDNFLLMKIPAQEWRTPSLQLIDLGCSIDMSLFPEGTTFRERISTEGFTCTEMREGKPWTYQTDLYCLAGTIHVILMGSYMKVVNRLGQWNIDKKLPRYMKSNVWDQVFTTLLNVPNCDTLPDLMELKEEVDLVLLQQYVNLGSQLRTFANVLESR encoded by the exons ATGGACATCGACGTTAGTAAAGAGAATATTCAACCTCTGCGAGGTGGCAGGAACCTGGTGCAGCTGGGAACGGCTTTACAAGCTCAGTCGGATGTTGACGCTCAGAGACAGCTGCAAATACAGAAAGA AGAGCATGAGGCAGCCATAAGAAACTATCATGGAACTGACCCCTTAGACCCCTGGTTCAATTACATCCAATGGGTTGAACAGTGCTTCCCTAAACATGGCCACGAGGGTCATATTGACAAGTTAATAAAAGACTGTTTGCAGTTATTTGAGAAGGATGAGAGGTACTACCAAGACAGGAGATTTGTCAAGCTGTGGATCAAATAT ATTGACTGCCTATCAAATCCCCTGGAGATATACCAGAGGCTGCACAGCAGTGGTATTGGAGTAGAATGTTCAGAGTTCTACCGTGCCTGGTCGTGCTACTGCGAGGAGTCGGGGGACTACAAGCGAGCCAACCAGGTCTATATGCTCGGCCTCCAGGCTAAAGCTCAGCCGTTAGATGAACTAGAGCAGGCTCATAT GAACTTTCAACTTTACTTTGCTCAACGGATGCTCCATGATGATTCTCCGACCAAGAGGAAGGCTGCATCAGCCTTAGCTGAGACCAGGATGGCTCTGACCTCCCTCAAGTCGTTCAAACGGAGAAACATAGCCAATGTCCCTGTGCAACGGGTCGGGGACAGTGTTAGAAGTGCAGTGCCAGGTGTGGTCAGACAAGGGAACAACTTTGACAATAGAATGCCAAACTCCAATGTCATGGTCAACGTTTATCAG GATGCCCCATCAACCTCGCAAGGCGTGGCGGCGACATCCGAGGCCCCCGGGCCCGCGTCGCTGGTGCAGGCCTGTGCCAACGTGGAGAACGAGCGGGAGGTGGGCGTCTGGACCAGCGCCAAGATCAAGATGGTCCACGCGAATGTCGTCCCGCATCAACCTCTGCCTTTTGTTc CTTATGAAGATGAAGAAGACGTGTTGAAGCTGCCTGCGAATCACATGGCTTACTGTGTGGACGACCTGACATTCACCGTGCCCCTCTGTGTACCTGATCCTCCAGATGCAACCAAAATTACTTGTTATAATAAGTCTGAG GTTTACGTAGGCGAGGGAGAATACAGTTTAGAAGAAATAAGGTCGAGAAAATATCAACAAAGAGTTCACGAAAAGACTGAAGAAAGACCGGAGGAAAAGATGTCGATTCACGAGAGCTACAGTAATTTTAACGAGTCGGCGGCGCAATGCAGCGCGTTGGAGACCCTAGCCAACTGCGCTTTGGACGCAGAACAGGACCATTTAGGGCATATGATGCCCTTGAATATCCCAACACTGCAGAACATCACTAAAGTGACCAACATGCATTCGCCGGGAGAACCGAAGGTGCTAGTGAATCTCGACTCGAAAGAGTTCAGTGAACTTGCGGCGAGGAGAAGTGACGATAGTACAAAGCAATCCGAGTCCTCTGACAAAGAGAACCAGGTGAATCCTTCAGGCCACGACTACGGGGAGAATGCGGGTAACTACGGACGGAATAACTTGGTGGAAGACTTCAACAGGAGTCTCATGAGCAACCTTCTTGGGGACTCGGTGACGGTCAATACCAAGGAGGCGAGGTGGGAGCTCAGGAACCTGTTCAACGACAACGGTTCTATGGGAGCTAGTG AGCCATCCATGGTCCAGCCGATAGTGCAGCAGTTCGACGTGCCCAAGTTCGACATCCACGAGGACCGCTCCATGACGATGGCGCTCCACAGCCACAAGAAGCCGCAGGACGCGCCCGACGCCCCCACCGTGCCTGAAGACAAGGAGAATGCGAGCAAAGTTCCTATGGCTGCTATGGTGGCACCGCAGAAT CCTAACAAAACTGCATACTTCGAAGAGCCGTGCACGCAAGTGTTCAACTTCAACATTAGAAGCGCGAGTACGCCAAACATGTCGCAGTTCAAGAAGCCGTCTAACATGGATCACTCGGGGAAGATGTCCTCGGTACCCAAGTTCAATATGGACGAGAGTGGGGTCGATCACGGAGACTTGGGGTTTCAGAAGAAAGAGGAGTTCTCAATCCCTGATGTTAGAGACCAACATGCCACAGTAGACCACCAAGGCACCGGCTTGTCTGTCATCATGGAGGCCACACGGGAATACAACAG TAAATCTGGTTCCAGTTCATCAGGCCAGTCCACGAGAGGAAACTACACGGGATTCAACACCCCCTACAGTGAAAAGACTCAAGCGTCCAACTTCGACTCCATGTACAGCCAAGGCAACGATCCTACCTCATCCAAAAGACAGTCCATCTCAGCCCAACCTAGAACACAATATAACAGTCAGCAATTTCCTAGAGGCTACCCACAGAAGCGAGAGCAACCCGAAACTAAACCTCAAACTCAGCCTGCAGTGCCTTACTTGTCTCACGACCACCAGTACCAGAAGCCGAATGCGAACGCGCAGAGTTACAACGGCTACCCGGCGCCGGCGCAGCGGGCCGCGCAGCACTACCCGCCGGGCTACGGCTACCAGCAGCCGGGCTACAGCCAGGGTTACGCCAGCCCCGGGCCCGCCTACAGCCCGCAGCACCCGCCCGCCCAGCCCGGCTTCCAGAGCCCCACCTACTCCGCCCAGCAGGTGCCGCACGGCTACCACAGCCCCGGCCACATGATGAGTCCGCAGCACGCGTATAGACAGGACATGTACCACTACCCGGCCGCGGAGCGTGCGCATGTGTATGCGCAGCCGCAGCCCGGCTTCCAGAGCCCGCCGCACCAGCCGCAGTACCCGCCCGCCCAGCACCAGCCTCAGCACCCGCCCGCCCAGCACCAACCTCAGCACCAGCAGCAGCACCCGCCTGCCCAGCATCAGTCGCAGCACCAGTCCGCCCAGCACCAGCCTGCCCAGCACCCGCCCGCCCAGCACCAGTCGCCTGCCCAGCACCAGTCGCCTGCACAGCACCAGCAGCAGTACTACcagcgcgccgcgcccgcccagcATCAGCAGCAGTACTCGCACCACGCGCAGCCGCCCGCCGCCCAGCAGCAGAGACAGCAGCAGCAACAGAACTACCACATGCAAGCGCAATACGCCAGCCCGAATATGTACGCCAATGCGCCCCAGCACCCTGGCAACCAGAGCTATAACATGCAGAGCCCCTACAGACAGCCTCAGAAACAACCGGAGAGCACCGGctacggcgcggcggccgGTCAACCCTTCCAGATATACCAGAGTCCACAGCCGACTCAAAACAGCTATCATAATGCCGCGCCACAAACCCCGACTCAGGATAGATGCCAACCAATGCAGACCTCTCCCGACGTGCAACAGAAGCCAGAGACGCATGCCAATACCACATTAAGAGCTACGATGGACCAGACCGCTGCTAATAAGATCAGTCCTCCAAAACAGCCGGCGCCACATAAGAGCCCTACCGCGGCGCTGCGCAGTGTCAGACACGACCAGCCCAATGTTAAACACGGACAAAACTCCCCAGACATTGGATTCTCCAACCAGTTTCTTAACTTTATATCAAATAGAAACGAGCCCAAAGATAATGCAAATACTCCTAAATTTACTAATAGTCCTAGCATATCACATAAGATGCATAAGAATCTCTATGTGTCTAGTCCAGAACAGGCTCAGATTCCCCCGACATCAGGTCTATCTGATTCAGACAGCAAGGACAGTATGACGGCGCAAACCGCTACGCCGATACAGTCGGCTAAAGTGGCTCGTGCTGCTGAAAAAATCAAGGATATCTCAAAGAGGCAGCTTGATTTTGAACATAGAGCAGAATTACAATCTGAGGACAGCAGGGATTCAGTTAGCAAAGACGGCAGAATATCGTCTGTGTACTCAAGGCAGTCCGATTTCCACTCTGACGGGTACGGGATGGATGTAGATAGTGAGAACTCAATGGAATGTTCGGCATTCAAGTCGACGCATTCCATTTCTTTGGTGGAAACTAGTGATATTCCCCGGCCTGCCGACATCGACTTCCCGGCAAGGATTGATCCCTTCAACAAGAAGATGCTAACGTCATTGTTGGAATACGTGAAGTTCCCTAATAAGACGCATGAGCAGGGGTACGTAGAAGTGAGGTCTATTCCCAAGCTGCAAGTGAACACATCGGTGACAGTTGGCAACAAGAGATTCGCCGTAGAGAAGCAACTCGGTAAAGGGAACTATGGTGCAGTGTTCCTGTGCCTCGACGTCCATAGTAATAAATCTGTAGCCGTCAAATATCAAAAGCCGAGCCGCCCATGGGAGTTCTACATTTGCCAAGAAATTAAGGCGAGGATAAAGGATCCCTTTATG CTTCCAGGGTACATGGACATCACAACTGGCTTTATTGGGGAAAATGCAAGTTTATTTGTATCTGAATATTCGAAGTATGGATCTCTGCTGGATGTTGCCAACAAAATCCGCATGGCCACATCGAAGTGCATACATGAAATGATAGTCTTCTTGCTGACTTCGGAGATGCTGTCCATTGTGCATTATCTACACAAAGCACAGATCATCCATGCAGACATTAAACCAGATAATTTCCTGCTAATGAAGAT ACCTGCGCAAGAATGGCGGACTCCTTCGCTGCAGCTCATTGACTTAGGATGCTCAATAGACATGTCTCTCTTTCCAGAAGGAACTACTTTTAGagaa CGAATTTCGACAGAAGGCTTTACTTGTACGGAAATGAGAGAAGGCAAGCCTTGGACCTATCAAACTGACCTCTACTGCCTTGCTGGCACAATACATGTGATATTAATGGGTAGCTACATGAAAGTAGTGAACCGATTAGGACAATGGAACATAGACAAGAAACTGCCAag GTATATGAAATCAAACGTCTGGGATCAAGTATTTACAACCCTGTTGAATGTACCAAATTGTGATACTTTGCCGGACCTAATGGAGCTGAAAGAAGAAGTGGACTTAGTGCTGTTGCAACAGTACGTGAACCTCGGCTCTCAGCTGCGTACATTTGCCAATGTGCTTGAATCTAGGTAA
- the LOC105387056 gene encoding UPF0415 protein C7orf25 homolog has product MADTEELMINLLEKIKYGENLMAQLKEIHNIDGVMKLHRKIKQETEFLKKLQRMNKIKIEQLACSNLRHLGAMVECALRPSTVSVCKIFHIDEDTKLVIDIISEEGKIWTKVIARNPKSLSALSSGKASYGARSILDQAEDYMRCAKLYPCMYQPPKVVFEFVSGIEERLANKLQSIGVVLKGQIIPNSSLPEDYDDDDSWDSEDSDEELDVQNRHPSALEDVTHCMSEHPEINTLNLDVTTMMAYISNMTNGHCKYVFKQEVLTQQSEWESERPVKPVLEQLFEGKKLVCCQTAWDNFEKIVTTLGGPMEKQRAEELKTMLSILPDDFGGEDDYPRRSLQVRGNVRLRSKTIFNFGHRIKALTVSANEGFVRSAEQQGVAYAAYIHESRALTEGKEGSATKITS; this is encoded by the exons ATGGCAGACACTGAGGAATTGATGATAAACTTGCTTGAGAAGATCAAGTACGGAGAAAATCTTATGGCTCAATTGAAAGAGATTCATAACATTGATGGGGTGATGAAATTACACCGTAAAATCAAACAAGAAACAGAGTTTCTCAAAAAG TTACAgagaatgaataaaataaaaatagaacaaCTAGCCTGCTCTAATCTTCGTCACCTCGGAGCAATGGTGGAGTGCGCGTTGCGGCCTTCAACTGTTTCAGTGTGCAAAATATTCCATATTGATGAAGACACAAAGTTGGTTATAGACATAATCAGTGAAGAGGGGAAAATTTGGACAAAAG TAATAGCCAGAAACCCAAAGTCACTATCCGCCCTTAGTTCCGGAAAAGCTTCCTATGGTGCTAGGTCCATTCTAGACCAAGCCGAGGACTACATGAGATGTGCCAAGTTGTACCCTTGCATGTATCAACCCCCAAAG GTTGTATTTGAATTTGTTAGTGGCATTGAGGAGAGATTagcaaataaattacaatccATTGGAGTTGTATTAAAGGGCCAAATCATCCCTAATTCCAGTTTACCCGAAgactatgatgatgatgactcgTGGGATTCAGAAGATAGTGATGAAGAATTAGATGTACAAAACAG ACACCCAAGTGCCTTAGAAGATGTGACACATTGCATGAGTGAACATCCAGAAATAAACACCCTCAACCTGGATGTCACTACAATGATGGCCTATATCAGCAACATGACTAATGGCCACTGCAAATATGTATTCAAACAAGAAGTTCTGACACAACAATCTGAATGGGAATCTGAAAGGCCAGTGAAGCCTGTACTTGAACAGTTATTTGAAG GTAAAAAACTAGTTTGTTGTCAAACAGCCTGGGATAACTTTGAAAAGATTGTGACAACCCTCGGTGGGCCAATGGAGAAACAGCGGGCAGAGGAACTGAAAACGATGTTAAGCATCTTACCTGATGATTTTGGAG GTGAAGATGATTACCCCAGACGAAGTTTGCAAGTCCGAGGGAATGTTAGATTGAGATCCAAAACTATATTTAACTTTGGTCACAGAATCAAGGCACTCACAGTCTCCGCTAATGAAGGATTTGTGAGATCTGCTGAACAGCAG GGAGTTGCTTATGCAGCATACATACATGAATCAAGAGCCCTTACAGAAGGCAAAGAAGGATccgctacaaaaataactTCATGA